Proteins found in one Sorghum bicolor cultivar BTx623 chromosome 1, Sorghum_bicolor_NCBIv3, whole genome shotgun sequence genomic segment:
- the LOC8062999 gene encoding 60S ribosomal protein L10: MGRRPARCYRQIKNKPYPKSRYCRGVPDPKIRIYDVGMKKKGVDEFPYCVHLVSWEKENVSSEALEAARIACNKYMTKSAGKDAFHLRVRVHPFHVLRINKMLSCAGADRLQTGMRGAFGKPQGTCARVDIGQVLLSVRCKDNNAAHASEALRRAKFKFPGRQKIIESRKWGFTKFSRADYLKYKSEGRIVPDGVNAKLLGNHGRLEKRAPGQAFLEAVA; the protein is encoded by the exons ATGGGCAGAA GGCCTGCGAGATGCTATCGCCAGATTAAGAACAAGCCATACCCCAAGTCCAGGTACTGCCGTGGTGTCCCTGACCCCAAGATCAGGATCTACGATGTtgggatgaagaagaagggtgttGATGAGTTCCCCTACTGTGTGCACCTTGTCTCTTGGGAGAAGGAGAATGTCTCCAGTGAGGCTCTTGAGGCTGCCCGTATTGCCTGCAACAAGTACATGACCAAGTCTGCAGGAAAGGATGCCTTCCACCTTAGGGTCCGGGTTCACCCGTTCCATGTCCTCCGTATCAACAAGATGCTTTCGTGTGCCGGGGCTGATAGGCTCCAGACTGGAATGAGGGGTGCCTTTGGCAAGCCTCAGGGTACCTGTGCTAGGGTGGACATTGGTCAGGTCCTCCTTTCTGTGCGCTGCAAGGACAACAATGCTGCCCATGCTAGCGAAGCTCTGCGTCGTGCCAAGTTCAAGTTCCCTGGCCGCCAAAAGATCATTGAGAGCAGGAAGTG GGGCTTCACCAAGTTCAGCCGTGCTGACTACCTGAAGTACAAGAGTGAGGGTAGAATTGTTCCTGATGGTGTCAATGCAAAG CTGCTCGGTAACCACGGCAGACTTGAGAAGCGTGCTCCTGGGCAGGCTTTCCTCGAGGCCGTTGCTTAA
- the LOC8063001 gene encoding kinesin-like protein KIN-12C, translating to MEMLRRNLKRQASRSLSAFAGAASPRAVDQENLHPNLASSPPASPAKGASSPRPKQPAAAAPPAATVVEDHSTAATTAPADDEPSVKVVVRVRPTVTRPVDGKDLWFVRKTAPDSVAVGDRFFPVDGVLEDRASQADAFDLVGLPMIENALAGFNTSLVCYGQSGTGKTYTMWGPLGAMVDSGSDHADRGVVPRVFQNLFSRIQRMRESSPDKQTSYQCRCSFLEVHNEQINDLLEPSQRDLQIKENAGNGIHVENLTDEYVSTVEDINQILMKGLSNRKVGTTSMNLKSSRSHVIFTCIIEAWSKGSSHGFSSSRTSRITFVDLAGPDTDELDGAAKHSTKEERHLKKSLSRLGKLVNVLSETPESHKVDLPYEQSRLTHVLKDTLGGNSRVIFLCSISSEHRCRSGTLSTLRFGERAKLMPNKPVINEISEDDVNGLSDQIRQLKDELIRTKSGDTTTCKARYFSAQSARESLHTLRVSLNRSLILPHIEVDSEEEMDVDEEDVQELRDQISKLHSSSEDTFDDFMDAESGDENTPCSMGRSGEDDQVIIDDFDGPQQEEHKEVSNNTNANEELGSDRKSSLSISASPRLSPIQDPTLCSSPKIHNKARKSITSPGLSPSKLRVSDSPGDRNVEVCRNSAVRSSLQSSKLSPTDSLAASLQRGLHIIEYHQQNPAPRKSFIGLSFDHFAVNPRQSTAKFSTVAQALPEDQGSNLCSSCKKPMDTNENQAENVNSDKQIVLALGATSNESASASIKDGSITKEIASKRETELEALCEEQAAKIKELSTLIDQYKNRSEDGPGSNGMAPAEELTSEGMVSEQCHDSKVSLGVSEREALLAEIESLKEQLKNQTIVSTTGSLLDQLRNGSTDQEYELDKERQKWMESESKWISLTEELRVDLESNRMHAEKTEMELCNEKKCTAELDDALQRAMYGHARMVEHYVELQELYNDLLEKHRRVMEAISEVKRAAAKAGRKGCGTAFAAALAAELSTVRIDREKERGQLKEQNRRLRIQLRDTAEAVHAAGELLVRLREAEEASTLEKERTAALLQENEKLKKQLEKLRKKHEMELETMKVHLAESRLPESALGAFYHHENERTPEYSCDAPLTHDDDQSWRAAFASAYE from the exons ATGGAGATGCTGCGGCGGAACCTGAAGCGGCAAGCGTCGCGCTCGCTCTCCGCCTTCGCCGGCGCCGCATCCCCGCGCGCCGTCGACCAGGAGAACCTCCACCCCAACCTCGCCTCCTCGCCGCCGGCGTCGCCCGCCAAGGGCGCATCCTCGCCGCGCCCCAAGCAACCAGCAGCTGCGGCTCCGCCGGCGGCCACCGTCGTGGAGGATCACTCCACGGCTGCTACCACCGCGCCAGCCGACGACGAGCCCTCCGTCAAG GTGGTGGTGAGGGTGCGGCCGACGGTGACCCGCCCGGTGGACGGCAAGGATCTGTGGTTCGTCCGCAAGACCGCCCCAGACTCAGTCGCTGTCGGCGACCGGTTCTTCCCAGTGGATGGCGTCCTCGAAGACAGGGCCTCTCAG GCCGATGCGTTCGATCTGGTAGGATTGCCCATGATCGAGAACGCTCTTGCCGGATTCAACACATCCCTCGTCTGCTATGGCCAG AGTGGCACAGGAAAGACATACACCATGTGGGGCCCTCTCGGCGCCATGGTTGACAGTGGCTCTGACCATGCTGACCGGGGCGTCGTTCCTCGGGTTTTCCAGAACCTGTTCTCTCGAATCCAAAGA ATGCGAGAGAGTTCTCCTGACAAGCAGACGAGCTACCAATGCCGTTGCTCGTTCCTCGAG GTACATAACGAGCAGATCAATGATCTGTTGGAACCATCTCAGCGTGACCTACAG ATAAAAGAGAATGCTGGCAATGGTATCCATGTTGAGAACTTGACTGATGAGTACGTGTCAACAGTAGAGGATATCAATCAGATCTTGATGAAG GGATTGTCAAACAGAAAAGTCGGCACCACCAGTATGAACTTGAAAAGTTCCCGCTCTCATGTGATATTCACCTGCATTATTGAAGCATGGAGCAAG GGTTCATCACATGGGTTTAGCAGTTCAAGAACAAGCAGAATTACCTTTGTTGACCTTGCTGGTCCTGACACTGATGAACTTGATGGTGCAGCAAAGCATTCCACAAAGGAGGAAAGACATCTTAAGAAGTCTCTTTCAAGGCTTGG GAAACTAGTCAACGTTCTTTCAGAAACTCCAGAGTCCCATAAGGTTGATTTACCATATGAGCAATCCCGTTTGACACATGTGCTGAAGGATACACTAGGTGGCAACTCCAGGGTTATATTTCTGTGTTCAATTTCTTCAGAGCACAG ATGCAGATCTGGAACCTTAAGTACACTAAGATTTGGTGAGCGAGCAAAGCTAATGCCAAACAAACCTGTGATAAATGAGATATCAGAAGATGATGTTAATGGTTTGAGTGATCAGATACGTCAGTTAAAG GATGAACTCATAAGAACGAAGTCTGGGGATACTACAACTTGCAAGGCTAGATACTTCAGTGCACAAAGTGCCCGTGAAAGCTTGCATACTTTGCGAGTGAGCCTCAACCGCTCTCTTATCTTGCCTCACATAGAAGTTGATTCAGAGGAAGAAATGGATGTTGATGAAGAAGATGTGCAAGAACTGCGTGATCAAATTAGCAAGCTTCACTCTTCATCTGAAGATACCTTTGATGACTTCATGGATGCGGAGAGTGGAGATGAAAACACTCCTTGTTCTATGGGAAGAAGTGGAGAAGATGATCAAGTTATCATAGATGATTTTGATGGTCCACAACAGGAAGAGCACAAAGAAGTATCTAACAATACAAATGCTAATGAAGAGCTCGGTTCTGACAGAAAATCTAGTCTATCAATTAGTGCCTCCCCACGGTTGTCACCTATTCAGGATCCTACATTGTGCTCTTCTCCAAAGATCCACAACAAGGCAAGAAAAAGCATCACTTCACCGGGATTATCACCAAGCAAGCTTAGAGTATCTGACAGCCCAGGTGATAGAAATGTTGAAGTGTGCAGAAATAGTGCAGTTCGTTCCTCTCTACAATCAAGCAAGCTTAGTCCTACTGACTCACTGGCTGCAAGTCTCCAACGTGGTTTGCACATTATAGAGTATCATCAACAGAATCCAGCCCCACGAAAATCATTTATTGGCCTTTCATTTGACCATTTTGCGGTGAATCCTCGTCAGTCAACAGCAAAATTCAGTACAGTTGCTCAGGCTCTACCTGAGGACCAAGGAAGCAATCTTTGTTCATCCTGCAAGAAGCCAATGGACACAAATGAAAATCAGGCAGAAAATGTAAACTCAGACAAACAGATTGTGTTAGCCTTGGGGGCCACATCTAATGAATCAGCTAGCGCTTCAATTAAG GATGGCAGCATAACCAAGGAAATTGCTTCCAAGAGAGAAACTGAGCTTGAAGCTTTATGTGAAGAACAAGCAGCAAAGATCAAGGAGCTGAGCACTTTG ATTGACCAATATAAGAACAGGTCAGAAGATGGCCCAGGTTCAAATGGTATGGCACCTGCAGAAGAACTAACTAGCGAAGGCATGGTTTCTGAACAATGTCATGATAGTAAGGTGTCACTTGGTGTGAGTGAGAGGGAGGCACTTCTTGCTGAAATCGAGAGTCTGAAGGAGCAACTCAAAAACCAGACTATTGTATCAACAACTGGTAGCCTTCTTGACCAGTTAAGGAACGGCAGCACAGACCAGGAGTATGAACTTGACAAAGAAAGACAGAAATGGATGGAGTCTGAGAGCAAGTGGATCTCACTCACCGAGGAGCTGAGGGTCGATCTAGAATCAAACAGGATGCATGCAGAGAAGACCGAGATGGAGCTCTGCAATGAGAAGAAGTGCACAGCAGAGCTAGATGATGCTCTTCAACGGGCGATGTACGGCCACGCCAGGATGGTTGAGCATTATGTTGAGCTCCAGGAGCTGTATAATGATCTTCTCGAGAAGCACCGCCGAGTTATGGAAGCAATCTCTGAGGTGAAGAGGGCGGCTGCCAAAGCAGGCAGGAAGGGCTGCGGGACGGCCTTTGCTGCGGCCCTTGCCGCAGAGCTTTCCACAGTGCGAATCGACCGAGAAAAGGAGAGGGGTCAGCTGAAAGAACAGAACAGAAGGCTCCGCATTCAGCTGCGAGACACCGCTGAAGCTGTTCATGCTGCTGGAGAACTGCTCGTCAGATTGAGAGAAGCTGAGGAAGCATCTACACTAGAAAAG GAAAGGACTGCTGCGTTGTTGCAAGAGAACGAGAAGCTGAAGAAGCAGCTGGAGAAGCTTAGGAAGAAGCACGAGATGGAGCTGGAGACGATGAAGGTGCACCTTGCGGAGAGCCGGCTGCCAGAGTCGGCTTTGGGTGCCTTCTACCACCACGAGAATGAGAGGACACCGGAGTACTCGTGCGATGCTCCATTGACGCACGACGACGATCAGTCTTGGCGGGCAGCCTTTGCATCTGCCTACGAGTGA
- the LOC8064540 gene encoding uncharacterized protein LOC8064540, translating into MSMEAAAASSVGAEFGPALGFRNIHRRTLPYCWRPRSPRPASLSLCGGWGARPRGAIAAASGDQRRRQLGELEAEAEAGSALGPTRSSPREVREEMARCFDLVRRLGRGAVYLGSSRVPPTHPHFLQTTELAREIARLLDCTTWTGAGPGLMDAAIQGALEAGKPVGGLKIAKEAGEWTSSGFHPYLPPETYLTCRFFSARKHGLVDAAVRSSPTDRTAVVALPGGVGTLDELFEIMALIQLERIGSALPVPFLLLNYDSYYSKLLDFLNDCQEWGTVAPGEVESLWKVCDGNHEALEYLAEFYNVPADQRNYQISPQLKQHRTSYAAS; encoded by the exons ATGTCCAtggaagcggcggcggcgagctcggTTGGGGCTGAATTCGGTCCCGCCCTCGGGTTCAGGAACATCCACCGCCGCACCCTTCCTTATTGTTGGCGCCCGCGTTCGCCCCGGCCGGCCTCGCTTAGCCTCTGCGGAGGCTGGGGAGCCCGTCCCCGCGGCGCCATCGCCGCGGCGTCCGGCgaccagcggcggcggcagctgggagagctcgaggcggaggcagAAGCTGGCTCGGCCTTGGGTCCTACGAGGAGCAGCCCCCGCGAG GTGAGGGAGGAGATGGCGCGGTGCTTCGACCTCGTCCGCCGCCTCGGCAGGGGCGCCGTCTACCTCGGCTCCTCCAGGGTCCCGCCCACGCACCCGCACTTCCTCCAAACCACCGAGCTCGCCAGAGAG ATAGCTCGGCTGCTCGACTGCACCACATGGACCGGAGCTGGCCCTGGGCTGATGGATGCTGCCATCCAAGGCGCCCTTGAGGCGGGCAAGCCGGTCGGCGGCTTGAAGATTGCAAAGGAGGCAGGTGAATGGACAAGCTCAGGCTTCCATCCTTACCTGCCACCAGAGACCTACCTCACATGCAG GTTCTTCTCAGCGAGGAAGCATGGCCTTGTGGATGCTGCGGTGCGGAGCAGCCCTACCGACAGAACCGCCGTGGTTGCACTGCCAGGAGGGGTCGGGACGCTGGACGAGTTGTTTGAGATCATGGCGCTGATTCAACTAGAGAGGATTGGATCAGCGCTCCCGGTCCCGTTCTTGCTCCTCAACTACGATTCTTATTACTCCAAGCTGCTGGACTTTCTGAATGACTGCCAGGAGTGGGGCACGGTTGCTCCGGGGGAAGTGGAGTCACTTTGGAAGGTCTGTGATGGGAATCATGAAGCTTTGGAGTACCTTGCAGAGTTCTACAATGTTCCTGCTGACCAAAGAAATTACCAAATATCACCACAGTTGAAGCAGCACAGGACTTCGTACGCTGCAAGCTGA
- the LOC8063002 gene encoding inositol monophosphatase 3, with amino-acid sequence MSEEQFLTVAVEAAKSAGEVIRKGFYQTKNVEHKGQVDLVTETDKACEDLVFDHLRKHFPDHKFIGEETSAALGATADLTDDPTWIVDPLDGTTNFVHGFPFVCVSIGLTIGKIPTVGVVFNPIMNELFTAVRGKGAFLNGSPIKASSQDELVKALLVTEVGTKRDKATLDDTTNRINKLLYKIRSIRMCGSLALNMCGVACGRLDLCYEMGFGGPWDVAAGAVILQEAGGLVFDPSGGEFDLMSRRMAGSNSLLKDKFVKELGDTN; translated from the exons ATGTCGGAGGAGCAGTTCCTCACCGTGGCGGTGGAAGCCGCCAAAAGCGCCGGCGAG GTTATTCGCAAGGGATTTTACCAGACCAAGAACGTCGAGCACAAGGGCCAG GTGGATTTGGTGACGGAGACGGACAAGGCCTGCGAGGACCTAGTCTTCGACCACCTACGGAAGCACTTCCCGGACCACAAGTTCATCGGGGAGGAGACGTCCGCGGCGCTCGGGGCCACCGCCGACCTCACCGACGACCCCACCTGGATCGTCGACCCCCTCGACGGGACCACTAATTTTGTCCATGG TTTCCCATTTGTATGCGTCTCGATTGGCCTCACCATTGGGAAAATTCCCACTGTCGGTGTCGTCTTCAACCCCATCATGAACGAG CTTTTCACGGCGGTCCGTGGAAAAGGGGCTTTCCTGAATGGCTCTCCAATTAAAG CATCATCTCAAGATGAGTTAGTGAAGGCTCTTCTGGTAACAGAG GTTGGAACCAAAAGAGACAAGGCCACTTTGGATGATACAACCAACAGAATCAACAAGCTACTATACAAG ATTCGATCCATACGGATGTGTGGCTCATTGGCGTTAAACATGTGTGGAGTTGCCTGTGGTAGACTTGATTTGTGTTATGAGATGGGATTTGGTGGCCCCTG GGATGTTGCTGCTGGAGCTGTAATTCTTCAGGAAGCTGGGGGCCTTGTTTTTGACCC AAGCGGTGGAGAGTTTGATTTGATGTCGCGAAGAATGGCGGGATCAAACAGCTTGCTGAAGGATAAGTTTGTCAAGGAACTGGGGGACACCAATTGA
- the LOC110431695 gene encoding uncharacterized protein LOC110431695, protein MEGSEGHRDASSSRLRPRALAATRSPTLVLCLIALARRFNAANAAGHDHAVTTSNPQRVVHWLRRRQGYRGTGTSEQTRSRAERRRPTRFCLNRFGWVILINFLDVQENFLISLGKVQTYILESRIQIQENFLISLSKVQNYILESRILLSMRRASTTLNKNQRFVVHTINKNMDSFNIKSDNGDTLEDQPLKRLKCSELMDSEFDKM, encoded by the exons ATGGAAGGTAGCGAAGGCCACCGAGACGCATCGTCGTCACGGCTGCGGCCACGTGCGCTCGCTGCCACCCGCTCGCCCACTCTGGTTCTCTGTCTCATCGCCCTCGCTCGCCGCTTCAACGCCGCAAACGCCGCAGGCCATGACCACGCCGTGACCACTAGCAATCCTCAGCGTGTTGTGCATTGGCTACGCAGACGCCAAGGCTATCGAGGCACAGGGACGTCGGAACAGACTCGGAGTCGGGCGGAGCGGCGCAGACCGACGCGATTTTGTCTGAACAG ATTTGGTTGGGTTATCCTCATAAATTTCCTCGACGTGCAGGAGAATTTTCTGATTTCACTGGGCAAAGTACAAACCTATATCCTTGAATCTCGAATTCAAATCCAA GAGAATTTCCTGATTTCACTGAGCAAAGTACAAAACTATATCCTTGAATCTCGAATTCTGCTCTCGATGAGAAGAGCAAGTACAACTCTGAACAAGAACCAAAGATTCGTTGTACACACGATCAACAAG AATATGGATTCTTTCAATATTAAATCAGACAATGGTGATACTTTAGAGGACCAACCTTTAAAGAGACTTAAATGTTCAGAGCTGATGGATTCTGAGTTTGACAAAATGTGA